The Moorena producens PAL-8-15-08-1 genomic interval AGTGAATCTAATGGATTTTTTGTCTGGTGATAATTTCCACCCGGATTGCTTGTATTCAACAGAGCGACAATACTTTTTGAATTTTGGGTAACCCTTTTTGCCTGGAATCTTCTTTTTGCAATTATCAAAAAAACGCTTGATAGCACGCTCTACGTTCTCTACCGAAGCCTGGCAAGCGTGGCTATTAAGGTCTTTAACAAATCCAAATTCATCTCTTAACTGAGTGTTGTAACGATAGAGTTCCTTTTTGCCAATACCCTTATTGTCCATCCAGTAACGTAGAACTTTATTCCGCACAAATTTAGAAGTGCGAATAGCTTCGTCTACAGCTTCCTGTTGACCCTCAGTTAGGATGGCTTTGAACTCCATTGTTAACACTTTATCACCTCCTTGACATTATCTTGCGTTTACTTTTATTATATATACATAACATTAAGATAATGTCAAGGGCAAAATGGTAAGCAATTATAAATACAACAAAAATATTATTTAATTGTGTAAATACAACGTCGTGTGGTGCCCAAAGTACCGCAGACCAGTCTTAGTAGAAGAGGTAGAAGCAAGATTAAAAGAACTCCTCCATCAAATAGCAAAAGAGATCCAAGTTGAAATTATTGAATTAGAGGTGATGCCTGACCATGTTCACTTGCTCTGTGAATGCGACCCACAATTTGGCATTCACAGAGTTGTTAAACGATTTAAAGGAGCAACTAGTAGATATCTCAGAGAACAATTTCCCCATCTAAAGAGCCGACTACCTACTTTATGGACTAATTCTTATTTCCTGTCCACAGTGGGAGGCGCTCCCCTAGAAACAATTAAAAGGTACGTCAAAAATCAAAAAGAGGTTTAGGGAATAAATTCCTGTTCGGGCTAACCCCATGGATATAATCCAGGGGCTTGCGCCCTCAGGATTTTCGGTCATACTGTCGGCAAGCCCGTTGTTTCGGTATAGCAGGAGTTCCACCTTTAACTAGGACAGTTCAACGTACCGCTGATTTACCATCAATAATAGCACTTAACGACGGGATAAATCGAGGGGCTGTGTGCGGAACCTGCGTCCGCACTTTATAAGCCCCGT includes:
- the tnpA gene encoding IS200/IS605 family transposase, with the protein product MCKYNVVWCPKYRRPVLVEEVEARLKELLHQIAKEIQVEIIELEVMPDHVHLLCECDPQFGIHRVVKRFKGATSRYLREQFPHLKSRLPTLWTNSYFLSTVGGAPLETIKRYVKNQKEV